One genomic segment of Clostridium saccharoperbutylacetonicum N1-4(HMT) includes these proteins:
- a CDS encoding ATP-binding protein, giving the protein MKIEIDAKKISSSPNLFNYENTLDDETKEILNQLKQQLIFGNNSCFLISGYRGAGKTTLVNILKEEIKKSNNKTMFIHLNFSRYEDYSLVLRKLIREIYMTFLNNENYKEIEKKDRELVDSMKLLYERTFFEINNTSNRKMLTELDMKLESSFSIKDIFEKLGPSMAVIFAGVNLSFDFIPNVIKYFNIFLLFGSLVWFIYQSFKLNSYFEKKKTVISELSIKSLYDNEIAEFHLKNMLKDLELQDIKIVFVFDELDKIEKDDEMEKLISDFKPILLSGLASFIVISGQKLYYKFSNANILDDSIMASIFSKSIHIPLTINETLENLFSFYISDPTNLENELLKLYRDSLILNSNRTVRRFINIIIQDLTWQDGKAYLLIEEENIKVYKTDSIILNILNEVIEANIEDSQYDAGIKDFLAYQLFIWIKKMKLKGKVYFAFVDIFNFDENYPEIYPMWCKTPLKDLCNNLIKSLLENNLLESKEEIEAEEKVIYYVWTSEAEIRTEGTINNLDNAKSAILENMIELEKYCREIILDLNDEKGHYILPFNKLINELREINVIDIQLLYQIKNVTKISNKVRHGIKLTDIEENELYNCVSISKMLIYKLIESYCYYVVNSYISNKEYKINNNYIQKNVDFIAQNNQNNHPDLIFEVRYKNSFSGSDKNTIRNLIRKLNDYNLLTQKQNKLILLNFSKDRGRVFEKFANAFYTIIESEYPELKEYIYLFYEHEVDKIFDYRKIESFLDTVATNH; this is encoded by the coding sequence ATGAAAATAGAAATTGATGCAAAAAAGATAAGTAGTTCTCCTAATTTATTTAACTATGAAAATACTCTAGATGATGAAACAAAAGAAATTTTAAATCAATTGAAACAACAATTAATATTTGGAAATAATTCTTGCTTTTTGATTTCAGGTTATAGAGGTGCAGGGAAAACTACATTGGTAAATATATTGAAAGAAGAAATTAAAAAGAGTAATAATAAAACAATGTTTATTCATTTAAATTTTTCTAGATACGAAGATTATTCATTAGTCTTAAGAAAATTAATTAGAGAAATTTATATGACATTTTTAAATAATGAGAATTATAAAGAAATTGAGAAGAAGGATAGAGAACTTGTTGATAGTATGAAGTTATTGTATGAACGGACATTTTTTGAGATTAATAACACATCAAATAGGAAGATGCTTACAGAGTTAGATATGAAATTAGAAAGTAGCTTTAGTATAAAAGATATTTTTGAAAAACTTGGTCCATCTATGGCTGTTATATTTGCGGGCGTTAATTTATCTTTTGATTTTATTCCAAATGTAATTAAATATTTTAATATTTTTTTACTTTTTGGAAGTTTAGTATGGTTTATTTATCAATCTTTTAAGTTAAACTCATATTTTGAAAAGAAAAAAACGGTAATTTCAGAATTAAGCATAAAGTCTTTATATGATAATGAGATAGCAGAGTTTCATCTAAAAAATATGTTGAAAGATTTAGAACTACAAGATATTAAGATTGTATTTGTTTTTGACGAATTAGACAAAATAGAAAAAGATGATGAAATGGAAAAATTAATTTCAGATTTTAAACCCATTTTACTCTCAGGTTTAGCGAGCTTCATCGTAATTTCGGGTCAAAAATTATATTATAAGTTTTCAAACGCTAATATATTAGATGATTCAATAATGGCTAGTATTTTTTCAAAAAGTATACATATACCTTTGACAATAAATGAGACTTTAGAAAATTTATTTAGTTTTTATATATCAGACCCAACAAATTTAGAGAATGAGTTACTTAAACTTTATAGGGATTCATTAATTTTAAATTCAAATAGAACTGTAAGACGTTTTATCAATATTATAATTCAAGATCTAACATGGCAAGATGGAAAAGCATACTTACTTATTGAAGAAGAAAATATAAAAGTATATAAAACTGATTCAATAATATTAAATATTTTAAACGAAGTAATAGAAGCTAATATAGAAGATTCACAATATGATGCTGGAATAAAGGATTTTCTTGCTTATCAATTATTTATATGGATAAAAAAAATGAAATTAAAAGGAAAAGTATATTTTGCATTTGTTGATATTTTTAATTTTGACGAAAATTATCCAGAAATATATCCAATGTGGTGTAAAACTCCATTAAAAGATTTATGTAATAACCTTATCAAATCTTTATTAGAAAATAATTTATTAGAATCTAAAGAAGAAATAGAGGCTGAAGAAAAAGTAATTTATTATGTTTGGACAAGTGAAGCAGAGATTAGGACTGAAGGAACAATTAATAATTTAGATAATGCTAAATCAGCAATTCTAGAAAACATGATTGAATTAGAAAAGTATTGTAGGGAAATAATTCTTGATTTAAATGATGAAAAAGGACATTATATATTGCCATTTAATAAACTTATAAATGAACTTCGAGAGATTAATGTAATTGATATACAATTACTTTATCAAATAAAAAATGTAACAAAAATATCTAATAAAGTAAGACATGGAATAAAGTTAACCGACATTGAGGAAAATGAATTGTATAATTGTGTAAGTATATCTAAAATGTTAATTTATAAACTAATTGAAAGCTATTGTTATTATGTGGTTAATAGTTATATAAGTAATAAAGAATATAAAATAAATAATAATTATATTCAAAAGAATGTTGATTTTATTGCGCAAAACAATCAAAATAATCACCCTGACTTGATATTTGAAGTTAGATATAAAAACAGTTTTTCTGGTAGTGATAAGAATACTATTCGTAATTTAATTAGAAAATTAAATGATTATAATTTACTTACCCAGAAACAAAATAAATTAATATTATTAAATTTTTCTAAAGATAGGGGAAGAGTATTTGAAAAGTTTGCTAATGCTTTTTATACTATAATTGAGTCGGAATATCCAGAGTTAAAAGAATATATATATTTATTTTATGAACATGAGGTAGATAAAATTTTTGATTATAGAAAAATAGAATCATTTTTAGACACTGTTGCTACAAACCACTAA
- a CDS encoding AraC family transcriptional regulator: MKVDWLERMNEAISYIEDNIKGNIDYEQVAKIACCPNYHFQRMFSFITEVPISQYVRRRRLTLAAFELQQSNKSVIEIALEYGYESHAAFTRAFSEFHGISPIAARKSGAKLKACSRMSFHVSFKGGTEMDYRIEKTGPFSAVGFKYRVNNERAFDLVPSIWQEVSNNGISEKLLNLMDKNSDKLLNGVLGISVDGNWGNNDDFSYYVSVLYEKETPIDMEKLNFPENHWIVFEAKNLTDISKAWRRLYNELIPMSMYKLADLPAIECCYPPEHNPQNELWIPIVMKN, encoded by the coding sequence ATGAAAGTGGATTGGCTAGAAAGAATGAATGAAGCGATAAGTTACATTGAAGATAACATAAAAGGTAATATTGATTATGAGCAGGTTGCAAAAATTGCTTGTTGCCCAAATTATCATTTTCAACGTATGTTTTCATTCATAACAGAGGTACCGATTTCACAGTATGTGAGAAGGAGGCGTTTAACTCTTGCTGCTTTTGAGCTCCAGCAAAGCAATAAAAGTGTTATTGAAATTGCACTAGAATATGGGTATGAATCGCATGCTGCATTTACTCGTGCCTTTAGTGAATTTCATGGTATATCACCAATAGCTGCACGTAAATCTGGTGCAAAATTAAAAGCTTGTTCACGTATGTCTTTTCATGTTTCATTTAAGGGAGGGACAGAAATGGATTATAGAATTGAAAAAACCGGGCCTTTTTCAGCGGTAGGTTTTAAGTACCGTGTAAACAATGAAAGAGCATTTGACCTAGTGCCCAGTATTTGGCAAGAGGTTAGTAACAATGGTATCTCTGAAAAATTACTTAATTTAATGGATAAGAATTCAGATAAATTACTTAATGGGGTGCTTGGTATTTCGGTAGACGGAAACTGGGGTAATAATGATGATTTTTCTTATTATGTTTCTGTTTTATATGAAAAAGAAACACCTATTGATATGGAAAAATTAAATTTCCCAGAGAACCACTGGATAGTATTTGAAGCGAAAAACCTTACGGATATATCAAAAGCTTGGAGGCGTTTATATAATGAATTAATTCCAATGTCAATGTATAAACTTGCTGATTTGCCGGCCATTGAATGCTGTTATCCACCAGAACATAATCCTCAAAATGAGCTTTGGATACCTATTGTGATGAAAAACTGA
- a CDS encoding IS6 family transposase, which yields MNKTNIKCPCCCSDKLYKFGLNKQANQKYQCKQCKRQFALGDGDGLPKMNYPKCPKCGKCTYLHHSYKHYNRYKCNNIIVKHHTLNIDEASSEAVTGSLSMKGMRFPLHVILTALILHFFNNSSTRAISQFLMINSGIKVSHVTIANWTNKFAPFFKQKADRFTTNLNLLSDYWHADETVVFINGQKYYLWLAIDSETRFVLAFHLTKSRSSNSAYTLINSAKACGEPTYFITDRLPSYNEAVATVLPNTEHVPVEPMSSDTNNNLIESFNKTFKAWYKAKKGFNSFEKANNLIYLFIVHYNFIRSHGSLNNCTPAEVASDSLNKNSWLTSA from the coding sequence ATGAACAAAACTAATATAAAATGTCCATGCTGTTGTTCTGATAAACTATATAAGTTTGGTTTGAATAAGCAGGCTAATCAAAAGTATCAATGTAAGCAGTGTAAGCGTCAGTTCGCCTTAGGTGACGGTGACGGATTGCCTAAAATGAATTATCCTAAATGTCCAAAGTGCGGTAAATGTACATACTTGCATCACTCCTATAAGCATTACAACCGTTATAAATGCAATAACATAATAGTTAAACATCATACATTAAATATTGATGAAGCTTCTAGCGAAGCAGTTACCGGGTCCCTTTCTATGAAAGGAATGCGTTTTCCACTGCATGTTATCCTTACAGCATTAATACTGCATTTTTTTAACAATTCATCAACTAGAGCTATCTCTCAATTTTTAATGATAAACTCTGGAATTAAAGTATCTCATGTTACAATAGCTAACTGGACTAATAAATTCGCGCCTTTTTTCAAGCAAAAAGCTGACCGATTCACAACCAATCTCAATTTATTGTCAGATTATTGGCATGCTGACGAAACAGTTGTATTTATTAATGGACAGAAATACTATCTATGGTTAGCTATTGACTCAGAAACTAGATTTGTTTTAGCATTTCATCTAACTAAATCTAGAAGTTCTAACTCAGCTTATACATTAATTAATAGCGCAAAAGCTTGTGGCGAACCAACTTATTTTATAACCGATAGACTTCCTTCATATAATGAAGCTGTCGCGACGGTATTGCCAAATACCGAACACGTACCTGTAGAACCTATGTCTAGTGATACCAATAACAATCTAATAGAATCATTTAATAAAACATTTAAAGCTTGGTATAAAGCTAAAAAAGGTTTTAATTCATTTGAGAAAGCTAATAATTTAATATATCTATTTATCGTTCACTATAATTTTATCAGATCACATGGTTCATTAAACAACTGTACTCCTGCCGAAGTCGCTAGCGATAGCTTAAATAAAAATTCTTGGTTAACATCTGCATAA
- a CDS encoding Ig-like domain-containing protein codes for MKNYFKKFSIMFVMLLVFIGVVAVQNETIANAATIGQALTAPEAGWKRISCSYNSNIEYGKDFFDYKSSGLYHNYESESYIKLYFYGTKIRIMDDMCDNRKQGAVIYLDNKGENISSYKSSGIIHQGMVYEKTGLEQKLHSVYIKIPYEKSKYFTMFNIDLDENGYLANPKETIYLNKSTTTLTEETSEQLKATTIPVGTEVVWTSSDSAIATVDSTGKVVGVKEGQATITATTSDGLTAICIVNVTKKAEQESISLNKSTTNLIIDDSETLIATTTPAGINVKWSSSDPTVATVDSNGKVTAVGAGTATITAITSDGSNLSAACVVTVTPKGTDPASEEKIVNIAHAKGDNTNNPGGEVTIIFHGSADTILSIVKTADVKDVWIGDNFTYTLVITNTGTKTAKAVVVNDPAPNHIDFNVSGVTTTQGTVDSSSTSKNITVNVGDILPGGTVTIKIHSTVIA; via the coding sequence ATGAAAAATTACTTTAAAAAATTTAGTATAATGTTTGTAATGTTATTAGTTTTTATAGGAGTTGTAGCAGTTCAAAATGAAACTATCGCTAATGCAGCTACGATTGGGCAAGCATTAACTGCACCAGAAGCTGGATGGAAGAGAATTTCATGTAGCTATAATTCCAATATAGAATATGGAAAAGATTTTTTTGATTATAAGAGTAGTGGATTGTATCATAATTATGAAAGTGAATCATATATAAAGCTTTATTTTTATGGTACTAAAATAAGAATTATGGATGATATGTGTGATAACAGAAAACAAGGAGCAGTAATCTATCTGGATAATAAAGGCGAGAACATATCATCATATAAGAGTTCAGGTATAATTCATCAAGGGATGGTTTATGAAAAAACTGGATTAGAACAAAAACTACATTCAGTTTATATAAAGATTCCATATGAAAAATCAAAATATTTTACAATGTTTAATATAGATCTAGATGAAAATGGTTATTTAGCAAATCCTAAAGAAACAATATACCTAAATAAATCAACAACGACATTAACAGAAGAGACTTCAGAACAATTAAAAGCAACAACAATTCCAGTTGGTACAGAAGTAGTTTGGACATCAAGTGATTCTGCAATAGCAACTGTAGATTCAACTGGAAAAGTTGTTGGAGTAAAGGAAGGACAAGCAACAATAACAGCTACTACTTCTGATGGTTTAACTGCGATATGTATAGTAAATGTAACTAAAAAAGCAGAGCAAGAGTCAATATCGCTAAATAAATCAACTACAAATTTAATAATAGATGATTCAGAAACACTAATTGCAACCACAACTCCAGCTGGTATAAATGTTAAATGGAGTTCATCTGATCCCACTGTTGCAACAGTGGATTCAAATGGAAAAGTGACAGCTGTAGGAGCTGGAACAGCAACAATAACAGCTATAACATCAGATGGAAGCAATTTAAGTGCAGCATGTGTTGTAACTGTAACTCCAAAAGGAACTGATCCAGCATCAGAAGAAAAGATAGTTAATATTGCTCATGCCAAAGGTGATAATACTAATAACCCTGGTGGAGAGGTTACGATTATTTTTCATGGATCAGCTGATACTATCTTGAGCATAGTTAAAACAGCAGATGTAAAAGACGTATGGATAGGAGATAATTTCACATATACTCTTGTAATAACTAACACTGGGACAAAGACAGCTAAAGCAGTAGTAGTAAATGATCCAGCACCAAATCACATTGATTTTAATGTTAGTGGAGTAACAACTACTCAAGGAACAGTTGATTCAAGTTCAACGTCTAAAAATATTACAGTTAATGTTGGAGATATACTACCTGGAGGAACAGTAACAATTAAAATACATTCAACTGTAATAGCTTAA
- a CDS encoding NACHT domain-containing protein, which translates to MNKIKTLMKKNRTIVTIIFMSILAMILYQMKVVWGIDLYVEPMQKAVLNYLNRKLNLSLEVSSSIFSNSFVFIFTIIGGAIESYFSRDNTVMGEHSTPIEMEFKEKNYKDELKEFINSLKNELDKLDSETNWSQFWFTPLEASVEIHNGKGKIKKKIKELINAIKADKKSKTFLVIGDPGGGKSVALRRLSRELLKEVEKTWKIPVYINLKEWTNDREWSEKEPPKSEELLTFIMKNLKERLNNVFTERFIDKYFEKMVEHGRVFFIFDSFDEIPSVLDVDESSWLIKELSALLYNFITSGKESRGVLASRMFRRPSNIFRKNAVLEIRPFSEGNIRDTLHKSLKNYTVDFEKKLFHEKCFLISSARNPFITALIANYADCNNNELPNNQAELYEEYINSRLSSCESRISKKNLRRDDIIKFCMETSFIMFDEPLYGLEIPLEILEKKLPDFNVADIVDVIVYARLGRLGQGEEKRFSFVHRRFNEYFIVKKFMGDTNYVNSMYKDTIMNDLRLRDALVLYCEIADDKETEQIAKFCWEELSKIKDDNVDINTIQYLKSIHCLRFLTEALRNRKELTASFRSELNLYILDIINNRQNLLEQKLAIESTGILEEKIIDEVILKALSINNTWISECAIRSCRYLQGLSKELRDRILKYLKYYDEYKFIKRRKEFLFIFSLSDEMGRLLKACYAKYVNIIINGIAVLLSVILSPRTFLPTYGTALIAVILFRTLETRMENYRNNFNMPISLTFKIVTVINIIQVGSKLLGLNIQNTNIEFFITNLRAQWIFFVIIILLSIPYCTLYYYIVLMEIRKIELKTFLPLLYIVIPIIAFTLLIIALSKIIPINILISIIFTLLLLVGVYFLFNGIKMVYKIIVDIIFIHKLKGNLIVKREVISENFYKLKGCSSRCKYLELIRECGIKAIGKWPDGDLPNINNDKSSTLLASLEEKWLNLD; encoded by the coding sequence ATGAATAAAATTAAGACGCTAATGAAAAAAAATAGGACTATAGTAACAATAATTTTCATGAGCATATTAGCTATGATATTATATCAGATGAAAGTTGTTTGGGGCATAGATTTATACGTCGAGCCTATGCAAAAGGCTGTTTTGAATTATTTAAATAGGAAATTGAATTTATCACTTGAAGTTTCTAGTAGTATTTTTTCAAATAGTTTTGTTTTCATATTCACAATTATAGGTGGTGCAATTGAAAGTTACTTTAGTAGGGATAATACTGTAATGGGAGAACATTCTACTCCTATTGAAATGGAATTTAAAGAAAAAAATTATAAAGATGAACTCAAAGAATTTATAAATAGTTTGAAAAATGAACTTGATAAATTAGACAGCGAAACTAATTGGAGTCAATTTTGGTTCACTCCATTAGAAGCATCAGTTGAAATACATAATGGTAAAGGTAAAATAAAAAAGAAAATAAAAGAGCTTATTAATGCAATAAAAGCAGACAAAAAAAGCAAAACATTTTTAGTTATTGGTGATCCAGGTGGAGGAAAGAGCGTAGCCTTACGCCGACTTAGTAGAGAGCTATTAAAGGAAGTTGAAAAGACATGGAAAATACCTGTTTATATTAATTTAAAAGAATGGACAAACGATAGGGAATGGAGTGAGAAAGAACCGCCTAAATCGGAAGAATTGTTAACATTTATAATGAAAAACTTAAAAGAAAGATTAAATAATGTTTTTACAGAGAGATTTATTGATAAATACTTTGAAAAAATGGTTGAACATGGTCGAGTATTTTTTATATTTGATTCTTTTGATGAAATTCCATCTGTCTTAGATGTAGACGAATCATCATGGCTTATCAAAGAACTATCAGCATTATTATATAATTTTATTACAAGTGGCAAAGAATCTAGGGGAGTTTTAGCGTCAAGAATGTTTAGAAGACCAAGCAATATATTTAGAAAGAATGCAGTATTAGAAATAAGACCATTTTCTGAAGGGAATATAAGAGATACATTGCATAAGTCTCTAAAGAATTATACTGTTGATTTTGAAAAGAAACTGTTCCATGAAAAGTGTTTTCTTATTTCAAGTGCAAGAAATCCTTTTATAACAGCATTAATAGCCAATTATGCAGATTGCAATAATAATGAATTGCCTAATAATCAAGCAGAATTATATGAAGAATATATTAATTCTAGGTTATCAAGTTGTGAATCTAGAATTTCTAAAAAGAATTTAAGAAGAGATGATATAATTAAATTTTGCATGGAAACATCATTTATTATGTTTGATGAACCACTATATGGATTAGAGATTCCGCTAGAGATACTAGAAAAAAAGCTTCCTGATTTTAATGTAGCTGATATTGTAGATGTAATTGTTTATGCTAGGTTAGGACGACTTGGGCAAGGAGAAGAAAAAAGATTTAGTTTTGTACATAGAAGGTTTAATGAGTATTTTATTGTTAAAAAATTTATGGGAGATACTAATTATGTAAATTCTATGTATAAGGATACTATAATGAATGACTTAAGATTAAGAGATGCGCTAGTTTTATATTGTGAAATTGCTGATGATAAAGAAACTGAGCAAATTGCTAAATTTTGTTGGGAAGAATTATCTAAAATTAAGGATGATAATGTTGATATAAATACGATACAATATCTAAAATCAATTCATTGTCTGAGATTTTTAACAGAGGCACTTAGAAATAGAAAAGAATTAACAGCTAGTTTCAGAAGTGAACTTAATTTATATATATTAGATATTATAAATAATCGACAAAATCTTTTAGAACAAAAATTAGCAATAGAATCTACGGGGATTTTGGAAGAGAAAATTATTGATGAAGTAATATTAAAAGCATTAAGTATTAATAATACTTGGATTAGTGAATGTGCAATTCGTTCTTGCAGATACTTGCAAGGTTTAAGTAAAGAGCTAAGAGATAGAATTTTAAAATATTTAAAATACTATGATGAATATAAATTTATAAAAAGAAGAAAAGAATTTCTGTTTATATTTTCCTTATCAGATGAGATGGGGAGATTATTAAAAGCTTGTTATGCAAAGTATGTAAATATTATTATAAATGGTATCGCAGTACTGCTATCAGTTATATTAAGTCCCAGAACATTCTTACCGACATATGGTACGGCACTTATTGCAGTTATTTTATTTCGAACATTAGAAACAAGAATGGAAAACTATAGAAATAACTTTAATATGCCTATTTCGCTTACATTTAAAATAGTGACAGTTATTAATATAATCCAAGTAGGTTCAAAACTTTTAGGATTAAATATTCAAAATACTAATATAGAATTTTTTATAACAAACTTAAGAGCACAGTGGATATTTTTTGTTATAATAATACTATTATCTATACCTTACTGCACGTTATACTACTATATTGTCTTGATGGAAATACGAAAAATAGAACTAAAAACATTTTTACCATTACTTTATATTGTTATACCTATAATCGCTTTTACGTTACTAATAATCGCTTTATCAAAAATAATACCTATAAATATATTAATATCAATAATATTTACTCTTTTATTATTAGTAGGAGTGTATTTTTTATTCAATGGAATTAAGATGGTGTATAAGATTATAGTAGATATTATATTTATTCATAAATTAAAAGGTAACTTAATTGTTAAAAGAGAGGTTATTTCGGAAAATTTTTATAAATTAAAAGGATGTAGTTCGAGGTGCAAATATTTAGAATTGATTCGAGAATGCGGTATAAAAGCAATTGGAAAATGGCCAGACGGTGATTTACCTAATATTAATAATGATAAATCTAGCACACTATTAGCCTCGTTAGAAGAAAAGTGGTTGAACTTAGACTAA
- a CDS encoding ABC transporter substrate-binding protein, translating to MKKMVALIVILNFICRIIGFTVNINEVVRVDNLIEKDRLQTIKEKGTLTVAAASSDPPFYFLDINTQKVRGIDADIINEISNRLKINKVDFKSTVFSELLQRLKTDENIDIASGGMYITPEREKEVSFTHPLYTETEVIIVPKASKINFKDDLKNAVVGVEKGTIYVELAQKWKTAGLIKDIEIFQSISELLDSINNGKIDAGIADSLIVNKTLKDHTNLFLRTLDDYSPELIGNIGIAVRKNDNTLLNVINEKIDEMKADGTLYAILKENGIDKNNIV from the coding sequence ATGAAAAAAATGGTTGCTTTGATTGTTATCTTAAACTTCATTTGCAGGATAATTGGGTTTACTGTAAACATTAATGAAGTTGTCAGAGTGGATAATTTAATTGAAAAAGATAGATTGCAAACTATAAAAGAAAAAGGAACTCTTACTGTTGCAGCTGCTTCAAGTGATCCACCATTCTATTTTTTGGATATTAACACTCAAAAGGTAAGAGGCATTGACGCAGATATAATAAATGAAATTTCAAATAGGCTTAAAATTAATAAAGTTGATTTTAAAAGCACAGTGTTTTCAGAATTATTACAAAGATTAAAAACTGACGAAAATATAGATATAGCATCTGGCGGAATGTATATAACTCCGGAGAGGGAGAAAGAAGTATCCTTTACTCATCCATTATATACGGAAACAGAGGTGATTATAGTTCCAAAGGCATCAAAAATTAATTTCAAAGATGATTTAAAAAATGCAGTAGTTGGAGTAGAAAAAGGAACTATATACGTAGAATTAGCTCAAAAATGGAAGACTGCTGGCTTAATAAAAGACATAGAAATTTTTCAAAGCATATCTGAATTGCTAGATTCAATAAACAATGGGAAAATAGATGCTGGTATAGCAGATTCACTTATTGTAAACAAAACTTTAAAAGATCATACGAATCTTTTTTTAAGGACGCTAGATGATTATAGCCCGGAGTTAATAGGAAATATAGGAATAGCTGTTAGAAAAAATGATAATACTCTACTAAACGTAATAAATGAAAAGATTGATGAGATGAAAGCAGATGGAACGCTGTACGCAATTCTTAAAGAAAATGGAATAGATAAGAATAATATTGTGTAA
- a CDS encoding Ig-like domain-containing protein, producing the protein MKNYFKKFSIMFFMALILISGSCVNAFADDTSQSMKINNTNLNFNKIIYVDSNNGNDTSGDGSQSNPYRSLWKCLNYLSDNNLKNDVAIVMNDGDYDWTPISSGYSCNVNSKFNGMKVSFIAKNRGKAFIKNTNGLELLIVEGNSSWRIKFSFYGLVFHNISGDGNYVCLGGDDWTNEYYNCVFDNLNIGGWNGIISNASIITVNCLFKNCSDGFYTRQPLSGQGINNASTNSIIDPYSGTKTKSLTNVIADPDYNITSSYWKNSGDGTNPDGTQANIGVYGGKFSWGTWNNVSSLISLDKSSMNLNVGDFGQLTATTTPAGAQVTWKSSDTSIATVDSTGKVIGVKEGTCTITATTADGVTATCIVTITPKGTDPASEEKIVNIAHAKGDNTNNPGGEVTIIFHGTADTILSVVKTADVKDVWIGDNVTYTLVITNTGTKTAKAVVVNDPAPNHIDFNVSGVTTTQGTVDSSSTSKNIIVNVGDILPGGTVTIKIPSTVIA; encoded by the coding sequence ATGAAAAATTACTTTAAAAAGTTTAGTATAATGTTTTTTATGGCTTTGATATTAATATCAGGAAGCTGTGTTAATGCTTTTGCAGATGATACAAGTCAATCTATGAAAATAAATAATACTAATTTAAATTTTAATAAAATTATTTATGTTGATTCCAATAATGGAAATGACACAAGTGGAGATGGAAGTCAATCAAATCCTTACCGAAGTTTATGGAAATGTTTGAATTATTTAAGTGATAATAATCTAAAAAATGATGTGGCAATAGTAATGAATGATGGAGATTATGATTGGACACCCATATCAAGTGGATATAGCTGTAATGTAAATTCAAAGTTTAATGGTATGAAAGTTAGTTTTATAGCTAAAAACAGAGGAAAAGCATTTATTAAAAATACAAATGGATTAGAACTCTTAATTGTTGAGGGGAATTCTTCTTGGAGAATTAAATTTTCATTTTATGGACTAGTATTTCATAATATCTCAGGGGATGGCAATTATGTTTGCCTAGGCGGAGATGATTGGACAAACGAATATTATAATTGTGTTTTTGATAATCTTAATATAGGTGGATGGAACGGGATAATATCAAATGCAAGTATTATAACTGTAAATTGTTTATTTAAAAATTGCTCAGATGGATTTTATACTAGGCAACCATTATCTGGACAAGGCATTAATAATGCGTCTACAAATTCAATAATTGATCCATATTCTGGAACCAAAACTAAAAGTTTAACTAATGTTATAGCAGACCCAGATTATAATATAACATCAAGCTACTGGAAGAATTCAGGTGATGGAACAAATCCAGACGGAACACAAGCTAATATTGGTGTATATGGTGGTAAATTTTCATGGGGAACATGGAATAATGTAAGTAGTTTAATATCATTAGATAAATCATCAATGAATTTAAATGTTGGAGACTTTGGACAATTAACGGCAACAACAACTCCAGCAGGAGCACAAGTTACATGGAAATCAAGTGATACATCAATAGCAACAGTAGATTCAACTGGTAAAGTTATTGGAGTAAAAGAAGGAACTTGCACCATTACAGCGACAACTGCTGATGGTGTAACTGCGACATGTATTGTAACTATAACACCAAAAGGAACCGATCCAGCATCAGAAGAAAAAATCGTTAATATTGCTCATGCAAAAGGTGATAATACTAATAATCCTGGTGGAGAGGTTACGATTATATTTCATGGAACAGCTGATACTATCTTGAGTGTAGTAAAAACAGCAGATGTAAAAGATGTTTGGATAGGAGATAATGTCACATATACTCTTGTAATAACTAATACTGGAACAAAGACAGCTAAAGCAGTAGTAGTTAATGACCCAGCACCAAATCATATAGATTTTAATGTTAGTGGAGTAACAACCACTCAAGGAACAGTTGATTCAAGCTCAACGTCTAAAAATATTATAGTTAATGTTGGAGATATACTACCTGGAGGAACAGTAACAATTAAAATACCTTCAACTGTAATAGCATAA